A genomic segment from Legionella quinlivanii encodes:
- a CDS encoding ankyrin repeat domain-containing protein → MRLFGAKSVEELQNMLETLDDKSELSQINSENQTPIMFYAAKSDWDKVAAFTCITEVSEGDAEQFGRAALLAAKAGKMELAIRLLKINNASREERIGRWNILHYAALHAPYPNSSTEKKAIALRWIQKLLALPGIQPSCSHTTDNGYTPILLAAYFKKWYLVEAFINGFNDVEDSQAYAEVIFRAEDEGLTELSGKILAGISPETLWLYENEERKREVSPLHLAILRGNKEAIINFAKEPCLSRCTARTLQNRAGFSPVRLAAQLRDWNTVEFLTKEQTDETDRLQYGSAMVSAAHHKQFELASALAAKGANLDWKFNNTENGAINAFHIAVQENQEKFLVALAVRYNQSTSKDSLLVKYENRTPIEWAVDLKHWHLLPHFAKMTPSDPQAAGYTAAYEAARAANALKTEELELLWEAAYPELVPAENERFVAAFKKIYQALYMGQSSWFKSSNFIDQHLTLTRADIRQHIAERPFSRSKFAAELTLKYKDRMDDINLVREIHQYAYQHSGFFKRSLNGHELLTDNAKTVIENADADSRTGLIRTGLGL, encoded by the coding sequence ATGCGTTTATTCGGTGCAAAATCGGTTGAAGAATTACAAAACATGCTGGAAACTTTAGACGATAAATCAGAGTTAAGCCAAATCAATTCCGAAAACCAAACCCCCATTATGTTTTACGCAGCAAAAAGCGATTGGGATAAAGTGGCTGCGTTCACTTGCATCACCGAGGTAAGTGAGGGAGATGCTGAACAGTTTGGACGGGCAGCTCTTTTGGCTGCCAAAGCCGGCAAAATGGAGCTGGCAATCCGTTTATTAAAAATCAACAATGCATCCAGAGAGGAGCGGATTGGGCGATGGAATATCCTCCACTATGCAGCCTTACATGCTCCTTATCCCAATTCCTCAACTGAAAAAAAAGCGATAGCTCTTCGCTGGATTCAGAAGTTACTGGCTTTGCCGGGTATCCAGCCAAGTTGTAGTCATACCACTGATAATGGATATACGCCTATTCTTTTAGCGGCTTATTTTAAAAAATGGTATTTGGTTGAGGCATTCATTAATGGCTTCAATGATGTTGAAGATTCCCAGGCATATGCTGAAGTAATTTTTCGTGCTGAGGATGAAGGACTCACTGAACTCTCTGGGAAAATTCTTGCGGGCATTAGTCCAGAAACCTTATGGCTCTATGAGAATGAAGAGAGAAAGCGGGAGGTAAGCCCCCTTCATCTGGCGATTCTGAGGGGCAATAAAGAGGCCATTATTAACTTTGCGAAAGAGCCCTGTTTGTCCAGGTGCACAGCCAGGACTTTACAGAATCGCGCAGGCTTTTCCCCAGTGCGATTGGCCGCACAGCTTCGCGATTGGAACACTGTTGAGTTTCTGACAAAAGAACAGACAGATGAGACCGACAGGCTGCAATATGGTTCAGCGATGGTATCGGCTGCCCATCATAAGCAGTTTGAACTGGCTAGCGCTTTAGCAGCAAAGGGGGCAAATCTTGACTGGAAATTTAATAATACTGAGAACGGGGCTATCAACGCATTTCATATTGCTGTACAGGAAAATCAGGAAAAATTTTTAGTTGCTTTGGCAGTCCGGTATAACCAATCCACCAGTAAGGACTCGTTGCTGGTAAAATATGAAAATAGAACGCCGATAGAATGGGCTGTTGATTTAAAGCATTGGCATCTGCTGCCTCATTTCGCAAAAATGACACCGTCTGATCCTCAGGCAGCGGGATACACAGCAGCTTATGAAGCGGCCCGGGCGGCCAATGCATTAAAAACAGAGGAGTTGGAATTACTATGGGAGGCGGCTTACCCTGAACTGGTGCCGGCAGAGAATGAGCGTTTTGTCGCGGCGTTTAAGAAAATTTATCAGGCCTTGTATATGGGGCAATCCTCTTGGTTCAAGTCCAGCAACTTCATAGACCAGCATCTAACGCTGACAAGAGCGGATATTCGACAGCATATTGCTGAGAGACCTTTCTCACGCTCGAAATTTGCCGCGGAACTCACTTTAAAATACAAGGACCGGATGGATGATATCAATCTAGTCAGGGAGATTCATCAGTATGCTTATCAGCATAGCGGCTTTTTTAAACGCAGCCTGAATGGACATGAATTGCTTACAGATAATGCGAAAACCGTGATCGAAAACGCCGATGCCGACTCTCGAACCGGTTTAATTCGTACTGGATTAGGCCTGTAA
- a CDS encoding tRNA dihydrouridine synthase, translating into MFTEIASTDNSSLPWFLGAINMPHRLIQGPLAGFSCSPMRALFSRYTPPAYCVSEMISAHDVIYKHSAENRYLHRALDEDRLCYQLSGNDGELMAKAAKKLEILGADLIDINCGCPKAKIRKRGAGSALLETPDHLVRIVEKVRDALQCPLTIKIRLQNTDSDLALAQALEKTGINALIVHGRRWQDDYDVACNWQAIRLIKEAVKIPVIANGDICGRNSLAAALAATGCDAFMISRAGTGKPWLYQHLLSPNGFEVLLDERIELFLKHLEELSWLENEFQAVLQSKSLIRYYFRELGSVQLQTYYSLNSLESIKEYMTRMNKNLTPSSADYVLHPHSIPGRL; encoded by the coding sequence ATGTTTACTGAAATTGCGAGCACAGATAATAGTTCCCTTCCCTGGTTCCTTGGCGCAATAAATATGCCGCATCGCCTGATTCAGGGGCCGCTGGCGGGCTTTAGCTGTTCGCCCATGCGGGCTTTGTTTTCTCGTTACACCCCTCCAGCCTACTGCGTCTCGGAAATGATTTCAGCGCATGATGTTATTTACAAGCACAGCGCAGAAAACCGCTACCTGCATCGCGCACTGGATGAAGACAGATTGTGTTATCAGCTATCGGGAAATGATGGGGAGCTAATGGCAAAGGCTGCAAAAAAACTGGAAATTCTCGGGGCTGATCTGATTGATATTAATTGCGGTTGTCCTAAAGCTAAAATCAGAAAACGCGGTGCCGGAAGCGCCCTTCTGGAGACACCCGATCATTTGGTTCGAATCGTGGAAAAAGTACGCGATGCGCTCCAATGTCCTTTAACAATAAAAATCCGCCTGCAGAATACTGATTCTGATCTCGCCTTAGCTCAGGCATTGGAAAAAACCGGCATCAATGCGCTGATTGTACACGGGCGGCGCTGGCAGGATGATTACGATGTAGCCTGCAACTGGCAGGCTATTCGTCTGATTAAAGAAGCGGTGAAGATTCCGGTCATCGCCAATGGCGATATTTGCGGAAGAAATTCTTTAGCAGCTGCCCTGGCTGCAACCGGCTGCGATGCATTCATGATTTCACGAGCAGGCACGGGGAAACCCTGGCTTTACCAGCATTTATTGAGCCCCAATGGCTTCGAGGTTCTGCTGGATGAGCGCATTGAATTATTCCTGAAGCATCTTGAGGAGCTATCCTGGCTTGAAAATGAGTTTCAGGCCGTGCTGCAAAGCAAAAGCCTGATACGCTATTATTTTCGCGAACTTGGATCAGTGCAATTGCAGACCTATTATTCCCTGAACTCATTGGAATCGATCAAAGAGTACATGACCAGGATGAATAAAAATCTGACACCGTCTAGCGCAGACTACGTCCTCCATCCACATTCAATACCTGGCCGGTTATAA
- a CDS encoding class I SAM-dependent methyltransferase, producing MNVPTPLIAHLRKNEAISFAEFMHLALYSPEYGYYTSAHPKFGALGDFITAPELSPLFSQTLGEQCREILKHLGSGIILEFGAGSGKLCVELLKQLARKETLPETYYILEVSGHLRERQKQLVQQEIPELASRVEWISEWPKAFSGIILANEVLDAMPVHRFLQTDDGICESYIVLDEQEQLKEIFKPCTNSRLLAYLGEVLPKEFSPYLSEVNLYVEGWIKQCAASLEQGVMLLIDYGFPRSEFYHPDRNQGTLMCHYQHQAHTNPLVYIGQQDITAHVDFTQIAEAAITAGLDVSGYTNQAAFLLGNGLLSLLEAIQDEGQRLRAAQAVKQLIQPGEMGELFKVIALSKHYDGDLAGFQLQDKRASL from the coding sequence ATGAATGTACCAACACCCTTAATCGCGCATCTCAGAAAGAATGAGGCCATTTCCTTTGCAGAATTTATGCATCTTGCCTTGTATTCACCGGAATATGGCTATTACACCTCCGCTCATCCCAAGTTCGGTGCCTTAGGTGATTTTATTACAGCGCCGGAGTTAAGTCCGCTTTTTTCACAAACTCTGGGCGAACAATGCCGTGAAATTTTAAAGCACTTGGGTTCAGGTATCATCCTCGAGTTTGGAGCAGGCTCTGGTAAGCTGTGCGTCGAGCTGCTGAAACAGCTCGCCAGAAAAGAGACACTGCCAGAAACTTATTACATTCTTGAAGTCAGCGGTCATTTACGCGAACGGCAGAAACAACTTGTGCAGCAGGAAATTCCTGAGCTGGCCTCCAGGGTAGAATGGATTAGCGAATGGCCAAAGGCCTTTTCGGGAATTATTCTGGCCAATGAAGTTCTCGACGCCATGCCGGTGCATCGTTTTCTGCAAACCGACGACGGCATTTGTGAAAGCTATATCGTCCTTGACGAGCAGGAGCAATTGAAGGAAATCTTCAAACCCTGCACCAATTCCCGTCTTCTTGCCTATCTTGGCGAAGTCTTGCCGAAAGAATTTTCTCCCTATTTGTCGGAGGTCAATTTATATGTGGAAGGCTGGATTAAGCAATGTGCCGCCAGTCTCGAACAAGGGGTCATGCTCTTAATTGATTATGGTTTTCCTCGTTCCGAATTCTACCATCCCGATCGAAATCAGGGCACACTCATGTGCCATTATCAGCACCAGGCCCATACCAATCCCCTTGTTTACATCGGCCAGCAGGATATTACCGCTCATGTTGATTTCACGCAGATTGCCGAAGCGGCGATTACAGCAGGCCTTGATGTGAGCGGCTATACCAATCAGGCTGCTTTTTTGCTGGGGAATGGTTTGCTAAGCTTACTGGAAGCGATTCAGGACGAAGGGCAGCGCCTGAGAGCCGCACAAGCGGTCAAACAACTGATTCAGCCTGGTGAAATGGGTGAATTATTTAAAGTAATTGCCCTGTCAAAGCACTATGACGGAGACTTGGCGGGCTTTCAATTACAAGATAAACGAGCGAGCTTATAA
- a CDS encoding pteridine reductase — protein sequence MNRNRKQVRKVALITGAARRIGAVIAGHLHQAGYRVAIHYHQSEAEANSLALQFNQQQADSARIFCQNLSSLEKGEQLIEPVINWAGRLDLLVNNASQFTKNHFENFDETLWHTLFKLNTQVPYQLSQAALPYLKKQQGVIVNITDIHAEIPLKEYAIYCQTKAALLMQTRALAKEFAPLVRVNAVAPGSIAWPEKENRLSEQMQQKIIAETPLKRHGHPDFIAKAVLSIANNEFITGQVLNVDGGRSLR from the coding sequence TTGAATCGGAACAGGAAACAAGTCAGAAAAGTAGCATTGATTACTGGCGCGGCCCGGCGCATTGGCGCAGTCATTGCCGGACATTTGCATCAGGCAGGTTATCGGGTGGCTATTCATTACCATCAATCGGAGGCAGAGGCGAATAGTCTGGCATTACAATTTAATCAGCAGCAAGCCGACTCGGCCCGGATTTTTTGTCAGAACTTATCCAGCCTGGAGAAGGGGGAGCAGCTTATTGAACCGGTGATCAACTGGGCCGGCCGGCTTGATCTGCTAGTCAATAACGCGTCTCAGTTTACTAAAAACCATTTTGAGAACTTTGATGAAACCCTGTGGCATACGCTGTTCAAGCTGAATACACAAGTTCCCTATCAGCTCAGCCAGGCAGCCCTGCCTTATTTGAAAAAACAGCAGGGTGTAATTGTTAATATCACTGACATTCATGCAGAAATTCCCCTGAAGGAATATGCAATTTATTGTCAAACCAAGGCGGCTCTCCTGATGCAAACCCGTGCCTTGGCAAAGGAGTTCGCGCCACTGGTGCGGGTCAATGCAGTAGCCCCCGGCTCGATTGCCTGGCCAGAAAAAGAAAATCGCTTATCAGAACAAATGCAGCAGAAAATCATCGCTGAAACCCCTTTGAAACGCCATGGTCATCCTGATTTTATTGCCAAGGCAGTTCTGTCTATAGCGAACAATGAGTTTATAACCGGCCAGGTATTGAATGTGGATGGAGGACGTAGTCTGCGCTAG